In one window of Pseudodesulfovibrio sediminis DNA:
- a CDS encoding aspartate kinase, whose translation MNIVVQKFGGTSVRNLECQKQVMQKVLRPYREGNKVIVVLSAMSGETNRLLSLAEEWSDNPDPAEVDSMVSTGEQVSCALFSMLLKQQGVKSRSVLGFQAPVKTDCAYGKARIVDIDESKLKEMLKEYDILVVAGFQGCDESMRITTLGRGGSDTSAVALAAAIDADVCEIYTDVPGVFTTDPNMCTDARKMDRVAYDEMLEMASMGAKVLQIRSVEFAKKYNVTVHVRSTFSDEPGTIVTQEDESMESVLVSGIAYDKDQAQITLVHVKDQPGVSAQIFSPLAEQKILVDMIIQNPSKDGLTDMTFTIPRADVKQTLNTLEKLKYEIGYEELDHNLNVSKVSIIGVGMRNHSGVASRAFQTLADENVNILMISTSEIKITCLIDDKYTELAVRTLHKAFNLEKGEHRE comes from the coding sequence ATGAATATCGTCGTACAGAAATTCGGTGGAACCTCGGTCCGTAATCTTGAATGTCAGAAACAGGTCATGCAGAAAGTCCTGCGCCCTTATCGCGAGGGAAACAAAGTCATCGTGGTTCTATCGGCCATGTCCGGCGAAACCAACCGACTACTATCCCTAGCAGAAGAATGGTCCGACAACCCTGATCCGGCTGAAGTAGATTCCATGGTTTCCACCGGCGAACAAGTCTCCTGTGCGCTCTTCTCCATGCTTCTCAAACAACAGGGCGTAAAAAGCCGTTCCGTGCTGGGTTTTCAGGCGCCGGTCAAGACAGACTGTGCTTATGGAAAGGCGCGTATTGTCGACATTGATGAAAGCAAACTCAAGGAAATGCTCAAGGAATACGACATACTAGTGGTTGCCGGTTTCCAAGGGTGTGACGAGAGTATGCGCATCACAACGTTGGGCCGAGGTGGTTCCGACACCTCTGCCGTAGCGCTGGCCGCCGCTATCGATGCCGATGTCTGTGAGATTTACACTGACGTGCCGGGCGTGTTCACCACCGACCCGAACATGTGTACGGATGCCCGGAAAATGGACCGTGTCGCCTATGATGAAATGCTGGAGATGGCCAGCATGGGCGCTAAAGTGCTCCAGATCCGCTCCGTGGAATTTGCCAAAAAATACAATGTAACCGTTCATGTCCGCTCAACTTTTTCCGATGAGCCGGGCACTATAGTCACGCAGGAGGATGAAAGCATGGAATCTGTTCTCGTTTCCGGGATCGCATACGACAAGGATCAAGCCCAGATCACTCTGGTGCACGTCAAGGACCAACCCGGCGTTTCCGCCCAGATTTTTTCCCCCTTGGCAGAACAGAAGATTCTTGTGGATATGATCATCCAAAATCCGTCCAAAGACGGCCTGACAGACATGACCTTCACTATCCCCCGCGCCGATGTAAAGCAGACCTTGAATACCCTGGAAAAGCTCAAATACGAAATTGGCTACGAGGAACTCGATCATAACCTAAACGTGTCAAAGGTGTCGATTATCGGCGTCGGCATGCGTAACCACTCTGGAGTTGCTTCCCGAGCATTCCAAACGCTTGCCGATGAGAACGTTAATATCCTGATGATAAGCACCTCGGAGATCAAGATCACCTGTCTGATCGACGACAAGTACACCGAACTGGCTGTACGCACACTCCACAAAGCCTTCAACTTGGAGAAAGGCGAACACAGAGAGTAA
- a CDS encoding chemotaxis protein CheW: MSVEVEDIELEESEIDQQLTQLVTFSIGEEEFGVNILQVQEIIRTMEITNVPRAPEFVEGVINLRGKVIPIVDMRRRFGLASKEHDKYTRIIVIEIEMIVVGFVVDAVSEVLRIPTNSVQPPPPVVAGMDSDYIDGVGKLEDRLLILLDLDSLLDNEEKEALSTV; the protein is encoded by the coding sequence ATGAGCGTTGAAGTTGAAGATATCGAGCTGGAAGAAAGTGAAATAGACCAACAGTTGACACAACTCGTGACCTTTTCCATTGGCGAAGAGGAATTCGGGGTCAATATTCTTCAGGTGCAGGAGATCATTCGTACCATGGAGATTACCAATGTGCCCCGTGCTCCCGAATTCGTGGAAGGCGTCATTAATTTGCGCGGCAAGGTCATTCCTATTGTGGATATGCGCCGGAGATTCGGTCTTGCTTCCAAGGAACATGACAAATACACCCGTATTATCGTCATAGAAATCGAGATGATAGTTGTGGGATTTGTCGTGGATGCCGTTTCAGAGGTCCTGCGTATCCCGACCAATTCAGTGCAGCCTCCGCCGCCGGTGGTGGCCGGAATGGATTCCGACTATATCGATGGTGTTGGTAAGCTGGAAGACCGTCTTCTTATCCTTTTGGATCTTGATTCGCTATTGGATAATGAAGAAAAGGAAGCGCTAAGCACTGTTTAG
- the tsaE gene encoding tRNA (adenosine(37)-N6)-threonylcarbamoyltransferase complex ATPase subunit type 1 TsaE, producing MELEVYLKDPEATLQFGRTLGKAMVRAEVPPALLLQGDLGSGKTTLVRGLVESLPGADQAEVSSPSFNIFNLYPTQPPVAHFDLYRLEGMPPDDALFECLEDPKMVTVVEWIQFLEADLWPKHALFLKWTPSETGRSLTLRAMGRTAHELVISLMSEITTTRDEK from the coding sequence ATGGAACTGGAAGTATATCTCAAAGACCCAGAGGCCACTCTCCAATTCGGGCGCACCCTGGGCAAAGCCATGGTGCGCGCCGAAGTTCCGCCCGCCCTGCTCTTGCAAGGCGACCTCGGATCAGGCAAAACAACCCTGGTCAGAGGATTGGTAGAGTCCCTGCCGGGAGCGGATCAGGCAGAAGTTTCAAGTCCAAGCTTCAACATATTCAATCTGTACCCCACACAACCGCCAGTAGCCCATTTTGACCTCTACAGGCTTGAAGGCATGCCGCCTGACGATGCCCTGTTCGAGTGTCTGGAAGACCCCAAAATGGTCACCGTGGTCGAGTGGATTCAGTTCTTAGAAGCCGATTTATGGCCAAAACACGCACTTTTTTTGAAATGGACACCTTCTGAGACTGGACGAAGCCTTACATTGCGTGCAATGGGAAGAACGGCACATGAACTGGTAATATCTTTGATGTCCGAAATCACAACCACAAGAGACGAGAAGTAG
- a CDS encoding pyridoxine 5'-phosphate synthase, with translation MPVLVVNVDHVATLRQARMGIEPEPVTAAYMAEMAGATGIIVHLREDRRHIQDRDVELIKQTCNTRLHLEMAATKEMQGIALDINPEMVCLVPEKRQELTTEGGLNCIGREQELTDYLAPIHEQGIRSSLFIDADPKQIEAAHKTGAEFIEIHTGHYADAKKNDERNVELEKILKGIALAQDIGLKVNLGHGLNYRNILNFKDVPGIKEYSIGHAIMARAMYVGLDRAVRDMAELVRTFAD, from the coding sequence ATGCCGGTACTCGTTGTCAACGTCGATCATGTAGCGACCCTGCGCCAGGCAAGAATGGGCATAGAGCCTGAACCCGTCACCGCCGCCTACATGGCGGAAATGGCCGGGGCCACCGGCATTATCGTCCATCTTCGCGAAGATCGCAGACATATTCAGGATCGGGATGTTGAGCTGATCAAGCAAACCTGCAACACCCGTCTGCATCTGGAAATGGCAGCCACCAAAGAGATGCAGGGAATCGCCCTCGACATCAACCCCGAGATGGTCTGTCTGGTGCCGGAAAAACGGCAGGAGCTGACCACAGAAGGCGGCCTGAACTGCATCGGGCGCGAACAGGAACTCACGGACTATCTGGCCCCGATCCACGAACAGGGAATCCGTTCCTCTCTCTTCATCGATGCTGACCCCAAACAGATAGAAGCCGCGCATAAAACCGGTGCTGAATTCATTGAAATCCATACTGGCCATTATGCGGATGCCAAAAAAAACGACGAACGCAACGTTGAACTCGAAAAAATTCTCAAAGGGATTGCCCTTGCGCAGGACATCGGCCTCAAGGTCAACCTCGGCCATGGTCTGAACTATCGCAATATCCTGAACTTCAAGGATGTTCCCGGCATCAAGGAGTACTCCATCGGTCACGCCATCATGGCTCGTGCCATGTATGTGGGGCTGGACCGCGCTGTCAGGGACATGGCGGAACTCGTCAGGACATTCGCGGACTAG
- the gap gene encoding type I glyceraldehyde-3-phosphate dehydrogenase → MAVKIGLNGFGRIGRYLARLLSEEKDLELVAVNARASNEDLAHLLKYDSVHGRFLDVEPTEKGFKVCGKDVTVTRNAPGEWIWGDLGCDIVVETTGKFRDRASCEKMLACGAKKVLISAPGSEPDATVVMSVNDDLLTPQHNIISNASCTTNCLAPVAKVINDLYGIKHGIMTTVHSYTMSQRILDGSHSDMRRARACAVNMVPTSTGAAKALGLVIPELDGVLDGMAIRVPTANVSLVDLVCELDKPATAEAVNAALKAASNDSMGYTDEPLVSVDFMGSTFGGVVDSSLTRVMGGTQLKLIIWYDNEAGFTNQLLRLTKKVAGML, encoded by the coding sequence ATGGCTGTTAAAATAGGGTTGAACGGATTTGGACGGATCGGACGTTATCTGGCACGCCTGTTGTCTGAAGAGAAAGACCTGGAATTAGTGGCAGTTAATGCTCGTGCTTCAAACGAGGATCTGGCCCATCTGCTGAAGTATGACTCCGTGCACGGTCGCTTCCTTGACGTGGAGCCCACCGAAAAAGGGTTCAAGGTGTGTGGCAAGGACGTGACGGTCACACGCAATGCGCCGGGTGAATGGATTTGGGGTGATCTCGGCTGTGATATCGTGGTTGAGACCACTGGTAAATTCCGGGATCGTGCAAGCTGTGAAAAAATGCTCGCCTGTGGTGCCAAGAAAGTGCTCATTTCTGCCCCTGGTTCCGAGCCTGATGCAACTGTTGTCATGTCTGTCAACGATGACCTGCTCACCCCCCAGCACAATATTATTTCCAATGCCTCCTGTACGACCAACTGTCTGGCGCCCGTGGCCAAGGTCATCAATGACCTGTATGGCATCAAGCACGGCATCATGACCACGGTGCATTCCTACACCATGAGTCAGCGTATTCTCGATGGTTCTCACAGCGACATGCGTCGTGCTCGTGCCTGTGCCGTCAACATGGTTCCGACCTCAACCGGCGCGGCAAAGGCGCTTGGTCTGGTTATTCCCGAGCTTGACGGTGTGTTGGACGGCATGGCGATCCGTGTCCCTACAGCGAATGTTTCCCTTGTTGATCTGGTTTGCGAACTCGATAAGCCTGCAACGGCTGAAGCGGTCAATGCCGCTCTCAAGGCAGCCTCCAACGATTCCATGGGCTACACTGATGAGCCGCTGGTTTCTGTCGACTTCATGGGCTCCACCTTTGGTGGCGTGGTCGATAGCTCTCTGACTCGTGTCATGGGCGGCACCCAGCTTAAGCTTATCATCTGGTATGATAACGAAGCTGGCTTTACCAACCAGCTCCTGCGTTTGACCAAAAAGGTCGCCGGAATGCTGTAA
- the surE gene encoding 5'/3'-nucleotidase SurE, with protein MKILLANDDGIQAIGLRTLYFALIEAGHDVRVVAPVTEQSAVGHAVTLSMPIKVKEFKENGFVGQGVYGTPVDCVKLGLSTLLDGPPELVLSGINAGANVGVDILYSGTVSAATEGALMEIPAMAVSMDSFNPKDLRGQARYCVDLLPQIPWKELPRKCVVNLNFPDCPIEEAKELIVCPHTRASYTDEYDTRLDPRGNPYYWLKGAIPPERISADRDRALLTEGHITMTPLHFDFTDRDTLDLLKQSGL; from the coding sequence ATGAAGATCCTTCTTGCCAATGATGACGGTATACAGGCCATAGGTCTTCGGACCCTTTATTTTGCTCTGATAGAAGCGGGCCACGATGTCCGCGTGGTTGCGCCGGTCACGGAACAATCCGCAGTGGGACACGCCGTAACCCTGTCCATGCCCATCAAGGTCAAAGAGTTTAAGGAAAACGGATTCGTGGGGCAGGGGGTGTACGGAACGCCGGTTGACTGCGTGAAGTTGGGGTTGTCCACACTGTTGGATGGGCCTCCGGAGCTGGTTCTCTCCGGTATCAATGCCGGGGCAAACGTGGGCGTTGATATCCTGTATTCGGGCACTGTCTCCGCCGCCACGGAAGGCGCGCTCATGGAGATTCCGGCCATGGCCGTATCCATGGACAGTTTCAATCCGAAGGATTTGAGGGGACAAGCCCGTTACTGCGTCGACCTGTTGCCCCAGATTCCATGGAAGGAGCTCCCCAGAAAATGCGTGGTTAATCTCAATTTCCCGGACTGTCCCATTGAAGAGGCCAAGGAACTGATTGTGTGTCCGCACACAAGGGCTTCCTATACAGATGAATATGATACCCGTTTGGATCCCCGTGGGAATCCGTATTATTGGCTGAAGGGGGCTATTCCGCCCGAGCGTATCAGCGCTGACCGAGATCGCGCGCTGTTGACGGAAGGACATATTACAATGACACCGCTTCATTTTGATTTCACAGATCGAGACACGTTGGATCTGCTGAAACAGAGCGGCTTATAA
- a CDS encoding CBS domain-containing protein produces the protein MLTAKELMTSECITLTPETDIATAAKTLLDNKINGAPVIDDGKVVGVLCQSDLVAQQKRITLPSFFTLLDGVFPLSSQDELEAEVTKIAAAKVGDAMTPTPTFITPETSIEDIATMMANEKLYTLPVLEDGKLVGVVGKEDVLKTLLQNT, from the coding sequence ATGCTTACAGCCAAAGAACTCATGACCTCGGAATGCATCACTCTGACTCCTGAGACCGATATCGCCACCGCAGCCAAGACACTGCTGGACAACAAGATCAACGGCGCCCCCGTCATTGATGACGGAAAAGTCGTCGGTGTCCTGTGCCAGTCCGATCTGGTGGCTCAGCAGAAAAGAATCACCCTCCCTTCGTTTTTCACCCTGCTGGACGGAGTATTCCCGCTGTCTTCCCAGGATGAACTGGAAGCCGAGGTCACCAAGATTGCCGCCGCCAAGGTCGGCGACGCCATGACGCCGACCCCCACATTCATCACCCCGGAAACCTCGATCGAAGATATTGCCACCATGATGGCCAACGAGAAGTTATATACCCTGCCTGTTCTTGAAGACGGCAAGCTCGTCGGTGTCGTGGGCAAGGAAGACGTCCTCAAAACCCTGTTGCAAAACACATAA
- a CDS encoding UDP-glucose dehydrogenase family protein yields the protein MNVCIVGTGYVGLVSAACFAEMGNNIFCVDVNPNVVEKLRKGEVHIFEPGLAAIVKRNNEQGRLHFTTDLGEGLNEADVVFVAVGTPCGSDGTCDLSFVEAVAREIGQKMTTPKIVVDKSTVPVGTADRVRTLIAEELDKRGESIDFDVVSNPEFLKEGDAVNDFMKPDRVIVGTENEQSAQTLKTLYAPFARSREKLIVMGTRSAEMTKYAANCMLATKISFINEVANICERVGANVSDVRAGIGSDSRIGYSFIYPGVGYGGSCFPKDVKALIGTAQEYGYDAKLIRSVDEVNNAQKHVLSTKILDYYEPQGGVEGKVLALWGIAFKANTDDIREASAIEVIKDLTAKGMKIRAFDPEANERAREEIGHIENLEIMDDQDAVLEGADALAVVTDWNQFRNPDLDNLKAKLNAPLVFDGRNLYQPEEMGKAGFAYFSIGRLPVK from the coding sequence ATGAATGTTTGTATCGTTGGCACCGGGTATGTGGGATTGGTTTCCGCAGCCTGCTTTGCCGAAATGGGTAATAATATTTTTTGTGTAGATGTGAACCCCAATGTAGTGGAAAAGCTGAGAAAAGGTGAAGTTCACATTTTCGAGCCGGGGCTTGCAGCCATCGTCAAGCGCAATAATGAACAGGGGCGCCTGCATTTCACGACTGATCTCGGTGAAGGGCTGAATGAAGCGGACGTGGTTTTTGTTGCCGTGGGCACCCCTTGCGGCTCTGACGGAACCTGCGACCTTTCCTTTGTGGAAGCCGTTGCCCGTGAAATTGGCCAGAAGATGACCACTCCCAAAATTGTCGTGGATAAGTCCACCGTTCCTGTCGGGACCGCAGATCGCGTTCGTACTCTTATTGCCGAAGAGCTGGACAAACGTGGTGAATCCATTGATTTCGATGTCGTTTCCAACCCCGAGTTCCTCAAGGAAGGGGATGCTGTCAACGACTTCATGAAGCCGGACAGGGTTATTGTGGGTACCGAGAACGAGCAATCGGCACAGACTCTTAAGACTCTTTACGCCCCGTTTGCCCGCAGCCGTGAAAAGCTGATCGTCATGGGAACACGCTCGGCAGAAATGACCAAGTATGCCGCCAACTGCATGCTGGCCACCAAGATTTCCTTCATCAATGAAGTCGCCAATATCTGCGAACGGGTCGGCGCCAATGTCTCTGACGTGCGCGCCGGTATCGGTTCAGACAGCCGTATCGGGTACAGCTTCATCTACCCCGGTGTTGGCTATGGTGGATCCTGCTTCCCCAAAGACGTCAAGGCGCTCATCGGAACAGCCCAAGAATACGGCTACGATGCCAAGCTCATTCGTTCCGTGGATGAAGTGAACAATGCCCAGAAGCATGTTCTGTCCACCAAGATTCTTGATTACTATGAGCCTCAGGGCGGCGTAGAAGGGAAGGTGCTGGCATTGTGGGGCATCGCCTTCAAGGCCAATACCGATGATATCCGTGAGGCCTCAGCCATTGAAGTCATCAAGGACCTGACCGCCAAGGGTATGAAAATTCGGGCCTTTGATCCTGAAGCGAATGAACGTGCCCGCGAGGAAATCGGTCATATCGAAAACCTTGAAATCATGGACGACCAGGACGCTGTTCTGGAAGGTGCGGATGCTCTGGCAGTGGTCACTGACTGGAATCAGTTCCGCAATCCTGATCTGGATAACCTCAAGGCCAAGCTCAATGCACCTTTGGTCTTTGATGGACGCAACCTCTACCAGCCTGAAGAGATGGGCAAGGCCGGTTTTGCGTATTTCAGCATCGGCAGACTGCCTGTAAAATAG
- a CDS encoding holo-[acyl-carrier-protein] synthase: MIKGIGLDLAELDRIKALWEQYGSRFAKRILTDNEIRQLPEHFPINRLAALFAGKEAAVKALGTGFSQGIHFKCIEILHGPSGKPEIAFLGRGREECEKLGVTSAHITLTHSRDTAAATVILEG; the protein is encoded by the coding sequence ATGATCAAGGGGATTGGGCTTGATCTCGCGGAACTGGACCGCATCAAGGCGCTGTGGGAGCAGTATGGCTCCCGCTTTGCCAAACGGATACTGACGGACAATGAGATCAGGCAATTGCCCGAACATTTCCCGATCAATCGTTTGGCTGCCCTGTTTGCCGGCAAGGAGGCTGCTGTCAAGGCGCTTGGAACCGGCTTTTCCCAGGGTATCCATTTCAAATGCATCGAAATACTGCATGGCCCCAGCGGCAAGCCGGAAATCGCCTTTCTTGGTCGAGGACGTGAGGAATGTGAAAAGCTGGGTGTCACCAGTGCGCATATCACCCTGACCCATTCGCGTGACACTGCCGCTGCCACCGTGATATTGGAAGGCTAG
- the cimA gene encoding citramalate synthase: MRHVTIYDTTLRDGAQAEELNLTHQDKIHIAHKLDDLGIHYIEGGWPGSNPTDQKFFDEIKGHTFKNAKLTAFGSTHLAKSTPENDPVLAGLLAAETSVITIFGKTWDLHATTALGIPLERNLELIANSVGYLNERVDEVIFDAEHFFDGFKNNREYAIQAIRAAHEAGASRLILCDTNGGTLPDEVAEAVKAVTEALPEAQFGIHAHNDSELAVANSLAAVRNGATQVQGTINGYGERCGNANLCSVIPNLQLKMGIESIGSENLSRLLMTSNFVSEIANLRPFMRQPFVGASAFAHKAGVHVSAIQKDSRTYEHIEPETVGNEQRVLLSDQSGKSNILFKANELGYELKKDDPTVDRLLKELKLKESMGYEYSVADASFELVLREALGKPLNYFHFQNFFVVDAKREEDAEPFTEATVIVDVKGQQEHTAATGMGPVNALDRALRKGLERFYPRLSEIRLLDFKVRVLSGAVRDTGGTASFVRVLIESGDRTDRWTTMGVSHNIIEASWQAVVDSINFKLFKDDHKK; this comes from the coding sequence ATGAGACACGTTACGATATATGATACAACTTTACGCGATGGAGCACAGGCCGAAGAACTGAATCTGACACACCAGGACAAGATCCACATAGCCCACAAGCTGGATGATCTGGGCATCCATTATATCGAGGGTGGCTGGCCTGGTTCAAACCCTACAGATCAGAAATTCTTTGATGAAATAAAAGGACATACATTTAAGAATGCCAAACTAACGGCATTCGGCTCGACGCATCTGGCCAAGAGTACCCCGGAGAATGATCCTGTCCTGGCCGGACTATTGGCCGCCGAAACATCGGTTATCACCATCTTTGGCAAGACCTGGGATCTCCACGCCACGACTGCGTTGGGTATTCCTCTCGAACGCAATCTGGAGCTCATTGCCAACTCCGTTGGCTATCTCAATGAGCGAGTGGATGAAGTCATCTTTGATGCCGAACACTTTTTCGACGGGTTCAAGAACAACAGGGAATACGCAATACAGGCCATCCGGGCTGCTCATGAAGCCGGTGCTTCCAGACTCATTCTCTGCGACACCAATGGCGGCACCCTGCCCGATGAAGTGGCCGAAGCAGTTAAGGCTGTTACGGAAGCACTCCCCGAGGCCCAGTTCGGCATCCACGCTCACAATGACTCAGAGCTGGCTGTAGCCAACTCACTGGCCGCTGTACGGAATGGAGCTACACAGGTTCAAGGCACCATCAACGGATACGGCGAGCGATGCGGTAACGCCAATCTCTGTTCAGTGATTCCGAACCTGCAACTCAAGATGGGGATCGAATCCATTGGAAGCGAAAACCTGTCCAGACTCTTGATGACCTCCAATTTCGTCAGCGAGATTGCCAACCTGCGCCCGTTCATGCGCCAGCCTTTTGTGGGCGCTTCCGCCTTTGCACACAAAGCTGGTGTTCATGTCAGTGCAATCCAGAAGGATTCCCGCACGTATGAACATATTGAGCCGGAAACCGTGGGCAATGAACAACGCGTTCTGCTTTCTGATCAGTCGGGTAAATCCAACATCCTGTTCAAGGCCAACGAGCTCGGTTACGAACTGAAAAAAGACGATCCAACAGTGGACCGTCTGCTCAAGGAGTTGAAGCTGAAGGAAAGCATGGGCTACGAATATTCAGTAGCAGATGCCTCATTCGAGTTGGTCCTGCGTGAAGCGCTGGGCAAACCGCTGAACTATTTCCATTTCCAGAACTTCTTTGTGGTGGATGCCAAGCGAGAGGAAGATGCTGAGCCCTTCACCGAAGCCACAGTCATTGTCGACGTCAAGGGACAACAGGAACACACTGCCGCCACAGGCATGGGACCGGTCAACGCCCTTGACCGCGCACTGCGCAAAGGGTTGGAGCGATTCTATCCCAGACTGAGTGAAATCAGACTGCTCGACTTCAAAGTGCGCGTGCTGTCCGGTGCGGTCCGTGACACAGGTGGTACAGCCTCCTTTGTCCGCGTCCTGATAGAAAGTGGCGACCGTACGGACCGTTGGACGACCATGGGCGTCTCCCACAACATCATCGAAGCAAGCTGGCAGGCTGTGGTGGATTCCATCAATTTCAAGCTGTTCAAAGACGACCACAAAAAATAA
- a CDS encoding NAD(P)H-hydrate dehydratase — MLLPLPTPAEMMNWDRVTISSIGIPGATLMESASRESITALLAEFGSVEGQDIICFAGSGNNGGDGFAMARALIDLGANVTVYHTRPKKQYRGETRSNLLWAQKLDVPLIHLANVDLNTLPQPDIIIDALLGTGFDGQLHEDYLELVRTMNRLGERAFVFSVDIPSGLNGLTGTPQPEAVVADVTATFEAAKLGLIMPEAETYTGILHICPIGIPLKVQNDHPASHNLITGAIMDTLPPQTPDMHKNSSGHVLVVGAAPGMTGAAHLAAMSAFRSGAGLVTAACPEGLADSIKADTPEIMTLIMGSGNEWNEEMVNPLLKALTTYDAVVVGPGIGRSSHTQEFLKAFIPQCSIPLVLDADGLFALANYPELLNALPEQTVLTPHPGEMARILKTDIRSIQSDRLGTAKAFTAISEATLVLKGAGTIVTNPDMTCHSPFSEPNLAVGGSGDILAGMIGTLLGRALSPMHAACLGVFWHGLAGHALREDFPKRGNMASDIINMLPKVVTS, encoded by the coding sequence ATGCTCTTGCCTCTGCCGACTCCCGCTGAAATGATGAACTGGGATCGCGTCACCATCTCATCCATCGGCATTCCCGGTGCCACACTCATGGAATCCGCCAGCCGTGAATCCATCACCGCCTTATTGGCTGAATTCGGCTCTGTCGAGGGCCAGGACATCATCTGCTTTGCCGGTTCGGGCAATAATGGCGGCGATGGATTTGCCATGGCCCGCGCTCTGATCGACCTTGGCGCCAACGTCACGGTCTATCACACAAGACCGAAAAAACAATACCGCGGAGAAACACGCTCCAACCTGCTGTGGGCGCAAAAACTCGATGTCCCGCTCATTCACCTTGCCAACGTGGACCTGAACACGCTCCCCCAGCCCGATATCATCATCGACGCTCTGCTCGGCACCGGCTTTGACGGACAACTCCACGAGGACTACCTGGAATTGGTCCGAACCATGAACCGTCTTGGAGAGCGGGCTTTCGTCTTTTCCGTGGACATCCCGTCAGGCCTGAACGGTCTGACCGGGACTCCCCAGCCTGAAGCGGTCGTGGCAGATGTCACAGCGACTTTTGAAGCGGCCAAACTGGGTTTGATCATGCCGGAAGCCGAAACGTATACGGGCATTCTTCATATCTGCCCTATCGGCATTCCGCTCAAAGTCCAGAATGACCACCCGGCCAGCCATAACCTGATCACCGGGGCGATCATGGACACCCTGCCACCACAAACACCGGATATGCACAAAAACAGCAGCGGTCATGTTCTTGTTGTGGGAGCGGCTCCCGGCATGACCGGCGCAGCCCACCTTGCTGCCATGAGTGCGTTCCGCTCCGGAGCGGGCCTGGTCACGGCGGCCTGCCCAGAGGGACTGGCTGACTCCATCAAAGCCGACACCCCGGAAATCATGACCCTGATCATGGGCAGCGGCAACGAATGGAATGAGGAAATGGTCAACCCGCTCCTCAAAGCTCTTACGACTTACGACGCTGTGGTGGTCGGTCCCGGTATCGGCAGATCATCCCACACACAGGAATTTCTCAAAGCATTCATCCCGCAATGCTCCATACCCTTGGTCCTGGATGCAGATGGGTTGTTTGCCCTTGCCAATTACCCGGAATTGCTGAATGCGCTCCCAGAGCAAACCGTGCTCACACCCCACCCGGGTGAAATGGCGCGGATACTCAAAACCGATATCCGTTCAATCCAGTCCGACAGACTGGGTACCGCAAAGGCGTTTACGGCAATCTCTGAGGCTACTCTTGTTCTCAAAGGAGCTGGAACGATCGTTACAAACCCGGACATGACCTGCCACAGTCCGTTTTCAGAACCGAATCTGGCCGTAGGCGGCTCAGGCGATATTCTCGCAGGCATGATCGGTACGCTTTTGGGACGGGCGCTTTCCCCCATGCACGCGGCCTGCCTAGGAGTCTTCTGGCATGGTTTGGCCGGACATGCCCTGCGGGAGGACTTCCCTAAACGCGGCAATATGGCATCAGACATCATCAACATGTTACCCAAAGTGGTAACTTCTTAA